In Nocardioides sp. zg-1228, a single window of DNA contains:
- a CDS encoding cobalamin biosynthesis protein CbiX: MREMSSVMSGRTRTVLVAGHESDGGAALAPIADTLGAVVTTSGRPLHDVVTALLTEGEGRVVVVPMTWGRDPVMVADTAKTLRWISATAGAGRVAQSADFGTVDHLVAWLRRAAERVSTRPGTTLVVTAPSGDPFDDADLHRVAHLARTHGAGVPVEVACVAEPGDLAEVVRRARLLGADRVVVVPAGFARTPPAGLPEDASFFGPLLSEEAVLEVIRRRVAAAEHDLRHGHDGIAAGLLADHGHGYAHSHAFEHGGEGDSHGHSHGHSDGATHRHSHPPSPPDLEAVGAAGSLPRG, from the coding sequence GTGAGGGAGATGTCCTCGGTCATGTCCGGGCGGACCAGGACCGTCCTGGTCGCAGGGCATGAGAGCGACGGGGGCGCCGCCCTGGCGCCGATCGCCGACACCCTGGGCGCCGTCGTCACCACCTCGGGCCGGCCGTTGCACGACGTCGTGACGGCACTGCTCACCGAGGGGGAGGGCCGCGTCGTGGTCGTCCCGATGACCTGGGGCCGTGACCCCGTCATGGTGGCCGACACGGCGAAGACGCTGCGGTGGATCAGTGCGACGGCGGGAGCGGGACGGGTCGCGCAGAGTGCCGACTTCGGCACCGTCGACCACCTGGTCGCGTGGCTGCGTCGCGCGGCCGAGCGGGTCTCGACCCGACCGGGCACCACCCTGGTCGTCACGGCACCGTCGGGCGACCCGTTCGACGACGCCGACCTCCACCGGGTCGCGCACCTGGCGCGCACCCACGGCGCGGGGGTGCCGGTCGAGGTCGCGTGCGTCGCCGAGCCCGGCGACCTGGCCGAGGTCGTACGCCGGGCGAGGCTGCTGGGAGCCGACCGAGTCGTGGTCGTCCCGGCCGGCTTCGCCCGCACCCCGCCAGCGGGCCTGCCCGAGGACGCGTCGTTCTTCGGCCCCCTGCTCTCCGAGGAGGCGGTCCTGGAGGTCATCCGGCGGCGCGTGGCCGCGGCGGAGCACGACCTCCGGCACGGGCACGACGGCATCGCGGCGGGTCTGCTGGCCGACCACGGTCACGGCTACGCCCACTCCCACGCCTTCGAGCACGGCGGCGAGGGGGACTCGCACGGTCACTCCCACGGCCACTCCGACGGTGCGACCCACCGGCACTCCCACCCCCCGTCACCGCCTGACCTCGAGGCGGTCGGCGCGGCCGGCTCGCTGCCCCGCGGGTAG
- a CDS encoding urease subunit gamma produces the protein MQLTPREIDKLYIYQVAELARRRRERGTKINLTEAQALISEAIIEGARDGKSVAECMELGKHVVTEADCMPGVRERLSLLQVEATFVDGSKLVSCHDPVAA, from the coding sequence ATGCAACTGACTCCGCGTGAGATCGACAAGCTCTACATCTACCAGGTCGCCGAGCTCGCCCGACGTCGGCGAGAGCGGGGGACCAAGATCAACCTCACCGAGGCCCAGGCGCTCATCTCGGAGGCGATCATCGAGGGAGCGCGCGACGGCAAGTCGGTCGCCGAGTGCATGGAGCTGGGCAAGCACGTCGTCACCGAGGCCGACTGCATGCCGGGGGTGCGCGAGCGGCTCTCCCTGCTCCAGGTGGAGGCGACCTTCGTCGACGGCAGCAAGCTCGTGTCCTGCCACGATCCCGTGGCGGCGTGA
- a CDS encoding FUSC family protein, producing the protein METVWLVLGAAVLAATLADVFLTVLNYDEAGFLSGPVARGQWHLLRRVTRRLPRRWRPYALRQVTGLQVVIGILVWVFGVILGFGLIYRGLMTPTSFSVSGRGSSLDFFDAMYFSAAQLSTVGGSALTAETDVLRFLSITETLSGVVLISLILTFLLGVYSVISDLNALCRHFFTAERGAGSPVDSLAPFFQGGQQSGLDGHLDGIAESFASYTDGLRLHHAAYYFQSGRDHFALPYAVRMLGGTIGALRWGLPSGHPASTLPGLVPLTFQFLEFGEQLEQSVHLGERPVPEVVGFETFRAQALGEQAPADQWVPRFVQLETAMARLVGTEPLADLHDSHTRYSRWLPFAYRSEQLTLGVSDDLDYQPVIVGDRPVAALDDTTTVAAQMVLRGQPPPVGDPTAAGARSTLTPLPRWRRFAQRDLAQVDPGYARLRTAMRSVVAAVLAVASLYVLLDAATDRAAIQPAVFGGFVAMTSTGVAVERSQRGQVLTSVLQLVPIGVVVFLGALVSDSTPLTGVLLAVVALVGTWVGHFGARWAAIGRVSFMAYYFALILRLQPSDAPWFLGAAAVGVLWALLVCYVLLPARPRKELREGIEGFTAQLVSAMDTLVDAISWARWSGDVRKRADLELRQLRRAGAFIGGCMTGDEETIGVSPERAAALRLRLFDTELAVKNLASAARDVTGTTLSLELRARLAGRLELLQVHLARTTALATPDAHLRPDLAALPPWTEEEPPQDWPRQARALHAAIDELQRVSEKLRDAVDAALDPEVAYTVPLAEQGEVGADALVAPGARQAAEDAPPAGRSLAPSTRQAIQAAVATGLALAVGELVSSSHQYWAVLAAYQVLGGTDGETLVKGAQRLAGTVGGAAIGFAIALESGSDPAVVLPVLAVAVFASAYYRQVSPALTALWTTMIFAMLYEYLGRLTSLALEERVLETVFGALVALAVAALVLPRHTRTHYHANLAALVEDVDVIVTASLSRLAGDHAISQTAVRQRLLDADRHVRSIATAADPLRRSAGALEPGGVESQLTAAWSLVFHTRQLVGAVEGAITEGVDPGVDPSLDWGALSRATSENVAALTTALSGRLPGAIDDSVGDGADVDAPQRTIDAVLLEVSLVNQTLLALLEAVSPGAVGAAEPAAEPTTA; encoded by the coding sequence GTGGAGACCGTCTGGTTAGTCCTCGGCGCCGCGGTTCTCGCCGCGACCCTCGCCGACGTCTTCCTCACGGTCCTCAACTACGACGAGGCCGGATTCCTCTCCGGACCGGTCGCTCGCGGGCAGTGGCACCTGCTGCGCCGCGTCACCCGCCGGCTCCCTCGCCGGTGGCGCCCGTACGCCCTGCGCCAGGTGACCGGTCTGCAGGTCGTGATCGGGATCCTGGTGTGGGTCTTCGGGGTCATCCTCGGATTCGGGCTGATCTACCGCGGGCTGATGACCCCGACGTCGTTCTCCGTCTCCGGGCGGGGGTCGAGCCTGGACTTCTTCGACGCCATGTACTTCAGCGCCGCCCAGCTCTCGACGGTCGGTGGCTCGGCGCTCACCGCCGAGACCGACGTGCTGCGCTTCCTCAGCATCACCGAGACGCTGAGCGGCGTCGTGCTGATCTCGCTGATCCTCACCTTCCTGCTCGGCGTCTACTCGGTGATCAGCGACCTCAACGCGCTCTGCCGCCACTTCTTCACCGCGGAGCGCGGGGCGGGCTCCCCCGTCGACAGCCTCGCCCCGTTCTTCCAGGGGGGCCAGCAGTCCGGGCTCGACGGCCACCTCGACGGCATCGCCGAGTCGTTCGCGTCCTACACCGACGGCCTGCGGCTGCACCACGCCGCCTACTACTTCCAGAGCGGTCGCGACCACTTCGCCCTCCCCTACGCGGTGCGGATGCTCGGTGGGACGATCGGCGCCCTGCGCTGGGGCCTGCCGTCGGGCCACCCCGCCTCGACCCTCCCGGGCCTGGTGCCCCTCACCTTCCAGTTCCTCGAGTTCGGCGAGCAGCTCGAGCAGTCGGTGCACCTCGGTGAGCGCCCCGTCCCCGAGGTGGTCGGCTTCGAGACGTTCCGGGCCCAGGCCCTGGGCGAGCAGGCGCCCGCCGACCAGTGGGTCCCGCGCTTCGTGCAACTCGAGACCGCGATGGCGAGGCTGGTCGGCACGGAGCCGCTCGCCGACCTGCACGACTCCCACACCCGCTACAGCCGGTGGCTGCCCTTCGCCTACCGGAGCGAGCAGCTGACGCTCGGGGTCAGCGACGACCTCGACTACCAGCCCGTGATCGTCGGCGACCGGCCCGTCGCGGCCCTCGACGACACCACCACCGTCGCCGCGCAGATGGTGCTGCGCGGGCAGCCGCCGCCGGTGGGCGACCCGACGGCCGCCGGCGCTCGGTCCACCCTCACCCCTCTGCCGCGCTGGCGGAGGTTCGCGCAGCGCGACCTCGCGCAGGTCGACCCCGGCTACGCGCGGCTGCGCACCGCGATGCGCTCCGTCGTCGCGGCCGTCCTCGCCGTGGCCTCGCTCTACGTCCTCCTCGATGCGGCCACCGACCGCGCCGCGATCCAGCCGGCCGTCTTCGGCGGCTTCGTCGCGATGACGAGCACGGGCGTCGCCGTCGAGAGGTCGCAGCGCGGGCAGGTGCTCACCAGCGTGCTGCAGCTCGTGCCGATCGGTGTCGTGGTGTTCCTCGGCGCGCTGGTGTCGGACTCGACACCGCTCACCGGTGTCCTGCTGGCCGTCGTGGCCCTGGTCGGCACGTGGGTGGGCCACTTCGGCGCCCGCTGGGCCGCCATCGGCCGGGTGTCGTTCATGGCCTACTACTTCGCGCTGATCCTCCGGCTGCAGCCCAGCGACGCTCCGTGGTTCCTCGGCGCGGCCGCGGTGGGCGTGCTGTGGGCGCTGCTCGTGTGCTACGTGCTGCTGCCCGCCCGCCCGCGCAAGGAGCTGCGCGAGGGCATCGAGGGATTCACTGCCCAGCTGGTCTCGGCGATGGACACCCTGGTCGACGCCATCTCGTGGGCCCGCTGGAGCGGCGACGTGCGCAAGCGGGCCGACCTCGAGCTGCGCCAGCTGCGCCGGGCCGGTGCATTCATCGGAGGATGCATGACCGGCGACGAGGAGACGATCGGCGTCTCCCCCGAGCGCGCGGCGGCGCTGCGCCTGCGGTTGTTCGACACCGAGCTCGCCGTCAAGAACCTCGCCTCCGCCGCACGCGACGTCACCGGCACCACCTTGTCGCTGGAGCTGCGGGCGCGGCTGGCCGGTCGGCTCGAGCTGCTCCAGGTCCATCTCGCCCGCACGACCGCGTTGGCGACGCCCGATGCCCACCTGCGTCCCGACCTCGCGGCACTGCCGCCCTGGACGGAGGAGGAGCCGCCGCAGGACTGGCCCCGCCAGGCGCGTGCGCTGCACGCGGCGATCGACGAGCTGCAACGCGTCTCGGAGAAGCTGCGGGACGCGGTCGACGCGGCTCTTGACCCGGAGGTCGCCTACACCGTGCCCCTGGCCGAGCAGGGCGAGGTGGGGGCCGACGCGCTGGTGGCGCCCGGCGCGCGCCAGGCCGCCGAGGACGCTCCCCCGGCGGGGCGTTCCCTCGCGCCGTCGACGCGCCAGGCGATCCAGGCCGCGGTCGCGACCGGCCTCGCGCTGGCGGTCGGGGAGCTGGTGTCCTCGAGCCACCAGTACTGGGCGGTGCTCGCGGCCTACCAGGTGTTGGGCGGGACCGACGGCGAGACCCTGGTCAAGGGCGCCCAACGCCTCGCCGGCACCGTCGGGGGCGCGGCGATCGGCTTCGCGATCGCACTGGAGAGCGGGTCGGACCCCGCGGTGGTGCTGCCGGTCCTCGCCGTGGCGGTCTTCGCCTCCGCCTACTACCGCCAGGTGTCGCCGGCCCTCACCGCGCTGTGGACGACGATGATCTTCGCGATGCTCTACGAGTACCTCGGGCGGCTGACCAGCCTCGCGCTGGAGGAGCGGGTGCTGGAGACGGTCTTCGGCGCGCTGGTGGCGCTCGCCGTCGCCGCGCTGGTGCTGCCGCGCCACACCCGCACCCACTACCACGCCAACCTCGCCGCGCTGGTCGAGGACGTCGACGTGATCGTCACCGCGAGCCTGTCGCGACTGGCCGGTGACCACGCGATCTCGCAGACGGCGGTGCGCCAACGCCTCCTCGACGCCGACCGGCACGTGCGCTCCATCGCGACCGCCGCGGACCCGCTGCGCCGCTCGGCCGGGGCCCTCGAGCCCGGGGGCGTGGAGAGCCAGCTCACGGCGGCCTGGTCCCTGGTCTTCCACACCCGGCAGCTGGTGGGGGCGGTCGAGGGGGCGATCACCGAGGGTGTCGACCCGGGCGTCGACCCGAGCCTGGACTGGGGCGCCCTGAGCCGGGCCACCAGCGAGAACGTCGCTGCGCTCACGACGGCGCTGTCCGGCCGGCTGCCGGGCGCGATCGACGACTCGGTCGGCGACGGGGCGGACGTGGACGCGCCCCAACGCACCATCGACGCGGTCCTCCTGGAGGTCAGCCTGGTCAACCAGACCCTGCTGGCCCTCCTCGAGGCCGTCTCCCCCGGGGCGGTCGGCGCCGCCGAGCCCGCCGCTGAACCGACGACTGCATGA
- a CDS encoding CrcB family protein, which yields MSAATQHDSRLTSVLLVLAGGIVGVGAREGFMLAVPNADGIPIVVPVVNVLGAFVLGFLYEALTRDETPPQLTSRLKLLIGTGFCGGLTTYSSLATDTAVLLDDSRVGVAAVYALGTLVVGGLATLAGIALAASRHTQSPRGEGASR from the coding sequence ATGAGCGCGGCGACGCAGCACGACTCGCGACTCACCTCGGTCCTGCTGGTCCTGGCCGGGGGCATCGTGGGCGTCGGGGCGCGTGAGGGATTCATGCTCGCCGTGCCCAACGCCGACGGCATCCCCATCGTGGTGCCGGTCGTCAACGTGCTCGGGGCGTTCGTCCTGGGGTTCCTCTACGAGGCACTCACCCGCGACGAGACGCCGCCCCAGCTCACGTCGCGGCTCAAGCTGCTCATCGGCACCGGGTTCTGCGGGGGTCTCACCACCTACAGCTCGCTGGCGACCGACACAGCCGTGCTGCTCGACGACTCCCGCGTGGGGGTGGCTGCGGTCTACGCCCTCGGCACGCTCGTCGTCGGCGGCCTGGCCACCCTGGCGGGCATCGCCCTCGCGGCGAGCCGGCACACGCAGTCCCCCCGCGGCGAAGGAGCCAGCCGATGA
- the crcB gene encoding fluoride efflux transporter CrcB: MTPGLFALLVVAGGVGASVRYLVDAWIKARTKGSAFPWSTAIINLTGSPALGFLTGLVASHLASTDVSAIVGTGFLGGYTTFSTASYETVQLVREKRYGLAAAYGVGVLVLSVALAFGGYYWGSHL, translated from the coding sequence ATGACGCCGGGACTCTTCGCACTGCTCGTCGTCGCCGGCGGGGTGGGCGCCAGCGTGCGCTACCTCGTCGATGCCTGGATCAAGGCCCGGACGAAGGGGTCGGCCTTCCCGTGGTCGACGGCGATCATCAACCTCACCGGCTCGCCGGCGCTCGGGTTCCTCACCGGCCTGGTCGCCAGCCACCTCGCCTCGACCGACGTGAGCGCCATCGTGGGCACCGGGTTCCTGGGCGGCTACACGACCTTCAGCACCGCCAGCTACGAGACCGTCCAGCTGGTGCGCGAGAAGCGCTACGGCCTGGCGGCGGCCTACGGCGTCGGGGTGCTGGTGCTCAGCGTCGCCCTGGCGTTCGGCGGCTACTACTGGGGCTCGCACCTGTAG
- a CDS encoding amidohydrolase family protein, giving the protein MTDPVAFARALGLPGLQDLHTHFLPPRVMAKVRAQFDAAGPLIGRPWPLHYRDADDVLVETLRSFGVRRFTALPYAHRVGMAEFLNDWAAGFARRVPEAAVCGTFFPEPGVAAYVAARSAAPEPVEVWKVHVQVGAFDVTDPLLDEAWGVVSETGAPVVLHAGSGPVATEHTGPAPVAALLARHPRLRLVIAHAGAPEYADFLGLAEQHERVALDTTMAFTPFFEEMGGAYPDDLLPRLRDLGLAGRVHLGSDFPHIPYPYGVQLESLERLGLGDEWLRAVCWDSTATLLG; this is encoded by the coding sequence GTGACCGATCCCGTCGCGTTCGCCCGTGCCCTCGGCCTGCCCGGCCTGCAGGACCTGCACACCCACTTCCTCCCGCCGCGGGTGATGGCCAAGGTCCGTGCGCAGTTCGACGCGGCCGGTCCGCTCATCGGCCGGCCGTGGCCGCTCCACTACCGCGACGCCGACGACGTCCTGGTGGAGACGCTGCGCTCCTTCGGCGTGCGTCGCTTCACCGCGCTGCCCTACGCCCACCGGGTCGGCATGGCGGAGTTCCTCAACGACTGGGCCGCCGGGTTCGCGCGGCGCGTGCCGGAGGCGGCGGTCTGCGGCACGTTCTTCCCCGAGCCCGGCGTCGCGGCGTACGTCGCCGCCCGGTCCGCGGCCCCCGAGCCGGTCGAGGTCTGGAAGGTGCACGTGCAGGTCGGCGCCTTCGACGTCACCGACCCCCTCCTCGACGAGGCGTGGGGCGTGGTCTCCGAGACCGGCGCCCCCGTCGTCCTCCACGCCGGCAGCGGTCCCGTCGCGACCGAGCACACCGGCCCGGCCCCGGTCGCCGCGCTGCTCGCCCGCCACCCGCGGCTGCGGCTGGTCATCGCCCACGCCGGCGCCCCGGAGTACGCCGACTTCCTCGGACTCGCCGAGCAGCACGAGCGGGTGGCCCTCGACACGACGATGGCGTTCACGCCGTTCTTCGAGGAGATGGGCGGCGCCTACCCCGACGACCTGCTGCCCCGGCTGCGCGACCTCGGCCTCGCCGGCCGGGTGCACCTCGGCAGCGACTTCCCCCACATCCCCTACCCCTACGGCGTGCAGCTCGAGTCGCTCGAGCGGCTCGGGCTCGGTGACGAGTGGCTGCGTGCCGTCTGCTGGGACAGCACGGCCACCCTGCTGGGCTGA
- the smpB gene encoding SsrA-binding protein SmpB produces MAKEQGQKMVAQNKKARHDYHIEDTWEAGLVLMGTEVKSLRQGRASLVDGFAEIDNGEAWLLGVHIPEYSQGTWTNHSARRRRKLLLNRSEIDKIERKITDKGYTIVPLALYFKDGRAKVEIALAKGKKAYDKRHTLAERQANREKVDAVQRRLKGHRD; encoded by the coding sequence ATGGCGAAGGAGCAGGGCCAGAAGATGGTCGCGCAGAACAAGAAGGCGCGCCACGACTACCACATCGAGGACACGTGGGAGGCCGGCCTGGTCCTCATGGGCACCGAGGTGAAGTCGCTGCGGCAGGGCCGGGCCTCGCTGGTCGACGGGTTCGCCGAGATCGACAACGGCGAGGCGTGGCTGCTGGGGGTGCACATCCCGGAGTACAGCCAGGGCACCTGGACCAACCACTCCGCCCGGCGGCGCCGCAAGCTGCTGCTCAACCGCTCGGAGATCGACAAGATCGAGCGCAAGATCACCGACAAGGGCTACACGATCGTCCCGCTCGCGCTCTACTTCAAGGACGGCCGCGCCAAGGTCGAGATCGCGCTCGCCAAGGGCAAGAAGGCCTACGACAAGCGCCACACCCTCGCCGAGCGGCAGGCCAACCGGGAGAAGGTCGACGCGGTCCAGCGGCGGCTCAAGGGTCACCGGGACTGA
- a CDS encoding M23 family metallopeptidase codes for MRTFPRAAQRRLAAALVAVMALSVSAAHADDLKDKKNKVERELKGAHQDLDASSAQLRKATARLAAAQRQLRVAKTRLATARGKVEVAHERDARMQAALEVAEAELAAAEAALAQGRVDRDTQRQKVASTVADMYSEGDPELLAFSSLLGAESTEELTRRDGVRDVVVGQEAREYDELKASEVLLEVREDQVAEARDDVAVKREAAAEHLEVMQALEAEERAAKDAVVELVVERRDARVGARQARAKDLAKLRKLEKEQQRIEEMLRKRALAALRRQRAQARSQAAPSPGSGILASPVDGYVTSPFGYRSHPIYHYWGLHDGVDFAGGCGTPLRAAAPGRVVSSYYSGVYGNRLVIDHGVLGGRGIATIYNHASGYNVGVGDRVEVGQVIGFEGSTGWSTGCHLHFTVMANGQAVDPMNWL; via the coding sequence GTGCGTACCTTCCCCCGTGCCGCTCAACGACGCCTGGCCGCAGCACTTGTCGCGGTCATGGCCCTGAGCGTGTCCGCGGCCCATGCCGACGACCTCAAGGACAAGAAGAACAAGGTCGAGCGCGAGCTCAAGGGCGCCCACCAGGACCTCGACGCGTCCAGCGCCCAGCTGCGCAAGGCCACGGCCCGGCTCGCGGCAGCCCAGCGGCAGCTCCGGGTCGCCAAGACCCGGCTCGCCACCGCGCGCGGCAAGGTGGAGGTGGCCCACGAGCGCGACGCGCGGATGCAGGCCGCGCTCGAGGTCGCGGAGGCCGAGCTGGCCGCCGCCGAGGCGGCCCTGGCCCAGGGCCGGGTCGACCGCGACACCCAGCGGCAGAAGGTCGCGAGCACCGTCGCCGACATGTACTCCGAGGGCGACCCCGAGCTCCTCGCGTTCTCGTCGCTGCTCGGCGCCGAGTCGACCGAGGAGCTCACCCGCCGCGACGGCGTCCGCGACGTCGTCGTCGGCCAGGAGGCGCGCGAGTACGACGAGCTCAAGGCCTCCGAGGTGCTGCTCGAGGTGCGCGAGGACCAGGTCGCCGAGGCCCGTGACGACGTGGCCGTCAAGCGCGAGGCTGCCGCCGAGCACCTCGAGGTGATGCAGGCCCTCGAGGCCGAGGAGCGGGCCGCCAAGGACGCGGTGGTCGAGCTCGTCGTCGAGCGCCGCGACGCCCGCGTCGGCGCGCGCCAGGCCCGCGCGAAGGACCTCGCCAAGCTCCGCAAGCTCGAGAAGGAGCAGCAGCGGATCGAGGAGATGCTCCGCAAGCGAGCGCTCGCCGCGCTCCGCCGCCAGCGGGCCCAGGCCCGCTCCCAGGCGGCGCCCAGCCCGGGCTCGGGGATCCTCGCCTCCCCCGTCGACGGCTACGTCACCTCGCCGTTCGGCTACCGCTCGCACCCGATCTACCACTACTGGGGCCTGCACGACGGCGTCGACTTCGCCGGCGGCTGCGGCACGCCGCTGCGCGCCGCGGCGCCGGGCCGGGTGGTGTCGTCCTACTACAGCGGGGTCTACGGCAACCGCCTCGTGATCGACCACGGCGTGCTCGGCGGACGTGGCATCGCCACGATCTACAACCACGCCAGCGGCTACAACGTCGGCGTGGGCGACCGGGTCGAGGTGGGGCAGGTGATCGGGTTCGAGGGCAGCACGGGCTGGTCGACCGGGTGCCACCTGCACTTCACCGTGATGGCCAACGGCCAGGCCGTGGACCCGATGAACTGGCTGTAA
- the ftsX gene encoding permease-like cell division protein FtsX produces MQLRYVFSELGQGLRRNLTMHLAVILTLVVSLTLVGIGLLFQQQATRAAEHFGNQLQITVYLCRLNDSNPVCPNPVTEAQKAEIEAVVEANPEVASHRFESGEVALEKAKELYGEELFSGDNPALTAEDMPETIWITLEDPQEYEGIISAVQGLDGVSRVRDLREQVGPILTTITKMRTYALGTAGLLVLAALLLVANTIRLAAFARRKEIGIMRLVGASTLYIALPFLLEALVTALISVALAGGALAAFLHFAIGDLAANLRFVPWIGWSEYWVAAGAIGILGPVLTLLPTLVLTRKYLKV; encoded by the coding sequence ATGCAGCTGCGCTACGTCTTCTCCGAGCTCGGCCAGGGCCTGCGACGCAACCTGACGATGCACCTCGCGGTGATCCTCACCCTCGTCGTGTCGCTGACGCTCGTCGGCATCGGCCTGCTGTTCCAGCAGCAGGCGACGCGGGCGGCCGAGCACTTCGGCAACCAGCTCCAGATCACCGTCTACCTGTGCCGGCTCAACGACTCCAACCCGGTGTGCCCCAACCCGGTGACCGAGGCACAGAAGGCCGAGATCGAGGCGGTCGTGGAGGCCAACCCCGAGGTCGCGAGCCATCGCTTCGAGTCCGGCGAGGTGGCCCTGGAGAAGGCCAAGGAGCTCTACGGCGAGGAGCTGTTCTCCGGCGACAACCCGGCGCTGACCGCCGAGGACATGCCGGAGACGATCTGGATCACCCTCGAGGATCCGCAGGAGTATGAGGGCATCATCAGCGCGGTGCAGGGCCTCGACGGGGTGTCGCGCGTGCGTGACCTGCGCGAGCAGGTGGGCCCGATCCTCACCACGATCACCAAGATGCGCACGTACGCCCTCGGCACCGCCGGCCTGCTGGTGCTGGCCGCGCTGCTGCTCGTCGCCAACACGATCCGCCTCGCCGCCTTCGCGCGCCGCAAGGAGATCGGCATCATGCGCCTGGTCGGGGCCTCGACGCTCTACATCGCGCTGCCGTTCCTCCTCGAGGCGCTGGTGACGGCCCTGATCAGCGTCGCACTCGCCGGGGGAGCGCTGGCGGCGTTCCTGCACTTCGCGATCGGCGACCTCGCCGCCAACCTGAGGTTCGTGCCGTGGATCGGGTGGAGCGAGTACTGGGTGGCCGCCGGAGCCATCGGGATCCTCGGCCCGGTGCTCACCTTGCTCCCGACACTCGTGTTGACGCGCAAATACCTCAAAGTCTGA
- the ftsE gene encoding cell division ATP-binding protein FtsE, with protein MIRFEKVTKSYPGHPHPALDNVSVDVEKGEFVFLVGSSGSGKSTFLRLVLREYRPTSGRVYVAGKEINRLASWKVPRLRRDIGTVFQDFRLLPNKTVTENVAFALQVIGKSRKEIKDVVPETLELVGLSGKGDRMPDELSGGEQQRVAVARAFVNRPMILIADEPTGNLDPTTSVGIMKLLDRINRTGTTVVMATHDAGIVDQMRKRVIELENGHVVRDQAQGVYGHQN; from the coding sequence GTGATTCGCTTCGAGAAGGTCACCAAGAGCTACCCCGGCCACCCCCACCCCGCGCTCGACAACGTGTCCGTCGACGTCGAGAAGGGGGAGTTCGTCTTCCTGGTGGGCTCCTCCGGCTCGGGCAAGTCGACCTTCCTGCGCCTGGTGCTGCGCGAGTACCGACCCACCTCCGGGCGGGTCTACGTCGCCGGCAAGGAGATCAACCGGCTGGCCAGCTGGAAGGTGCCGCGGCTGCGCCGCGACATCGGCACCGTCTTCCAGGACTTCCGGCTGCTGCCCAACAAGACGGTGACGGAGAACGTCGCCTTCGCCCTCCAGGTGATCGGCAAGTCCCGCAAGGAGATCAAGGACGTCGTGCCGGAGACGCTCGAGCTGGTCGGGCTGAGCGGCAAGGGCGACCGGATGCCCGACGAGCTCTCGGGCGGCGAGCAGCAGCGCGTCGCGGTCGCGCGGGCGTTCGTCAACCGCCCGATGATCCTCATCGCCGACGAGCCCACCGGCAACCTCGACCCGACGACCTCCGTGGGCATCATGAAGCTCCTCGACCGCATCAACCGCACCGGCACGACCGTGGTGATGGCCACCCACGACGCCGGCATCGTCGACCAGATGCGCAAGCGCGTCATCGAGCTCGAGAACGGCCACGTCGTGCGCGACCAGGCGCAGGGCGTCTACGGCCACCAGAACTAG